The following proteins come from a genomic window of Musa acuminata AAA Group cultivar baxijiao chromosome BXJ1-7, Cavendish_Baxijiao_AAA, whole genome shotgun sequence:
- the LOC135679276 gene encoding uncharacterized protein LOC135679276, producing the protein MQSTLSKLLFNNLARQLCHLPKASILGRCLPAIDFSTNNDPGGPTRGGRRRDDGSEDLFLRSLNFGDDGGEEQEMTHQEAPSRRPSARPPRNGGQQSGKEPSFRGDDSIDIASGDHFPGLEFGDGSRGLRGRSRNGPMRRDTPREDFGRQDNMDGFGTARQRSPSRSAGGFRGEELDDGGEERRSDRIGDSLAQKINFGEAGRRNRVEEADQKPAVAESAAQEAPPEDADEIFKKMKETGLIPNAVAMLDGLCKDGLVQDAMKLFGLMREKGTIPEVVIYTAVVEGFCKGAKFDDAKRIFRKMQKNGIVPNAFSFKVLIHGLCKGKKLEDSVEFCMEMLDAGHAPTVATLIGLVDGFCKEKGVEEGENVIIRLRERGFVLDERAVREHLNKKGPFSPKVWDAFFGKKNSRGPF; encoded by the coding sequence ATGCAGAGTAcgctctccaagcttctattcaaCAATCTCGCGAGGCAGCTCTGCCATCTGCCTAAAGCTTCGATCTTGGGGAGATGTCTGCCGGCGATCGACTTCAGTACGAATAACGATCCTGGCGGACCGACGAGAGGCGGGAGGCGCAGGGACGACGGCTCCGAGGATCTCTTCCTTCGAAGTCTCAACTTCGGGGACGACGGCGGTGAAGAGCAAGAGATGACACATCAGGAAGCCCCTTCGCGTCGACCCTCCGCTAGGCCACCGCGCAACGGTGGCCAACAGAGCGGAAAGGAGCCGTCCTTCCGAGGGGATGACAGCATTGACATCGCGTCAGGTGATCATTTTCCTGGCCTGGAGTTTGGCGACGGGAGTAGAGGTCTTCGCGGGCGGTCCCGCAACGGACCCATGAGGAGAGACACTCCTAGAGAGGATTTTGGTCGTCAAGACAATATGGACGGATTCGGGACTGCCCGACAGAGATCGCCGTCACGGTCTGCTGGCGGATTCAGGGGAGAGGAATTGGACGATGGTGGTGAGGAGAGAAGAAGCGATCGAATTGGGGATTCCCTGGCGCAGAAAATTAATTTCGGAGAAGCTGGTCGGCGTAACAGGGTGGAAGAAGCCGATCAAAAGCCTGCAGTGGCCGAGTCTGCTGCGCAGGAGGCGCCGCCAGAAGACGCCGACGAGATTTTCAAGAAGATGAAGGAGACTGGGCTTATACCTAATGCTGTCGCCATGCTCGACGGGCTCTGCAAAGACGGGCTGGTTCAAGATGCCATGAAGCTGTTCGGATTAATGCGTGAGAAGGGCACGATACCGGAGGTTGTAATTTACACTGCTGTAGTGGAAGGATTCTGCAAGGGGGCAAAATTTGACGATGCAAAGAGGATCTTCAGGAAAATGCAGAAGAACGGAATCGTGCCAAACGCATTCAGCTTCAAGGTTCTCATTCATGGTTTATGCAAAGGGAAGAAGTTGGAGGATTCGGTTGAGTTCTGTATGGAGATGTTGGATGCTGGGCATGCACCGACCGTGGCGACTTTAATCGGTTTGGTGGATGGATTCTGTAAAGAGAAGGGGGTCGAAGAAGGGGAGAATGTCATCATAAGGTTGCGGGAAAGAGGTTTTGTTCTTGACGAAAGAGCTGTTAGAGAGCATTTGAACAAGAAAGGACCGTTCTCGCCGAAAGTTTGGGATGCCTTCTTCGGGAAAAAGAACTCGCGAGGACCTTTTTGA